One genomic segment of Osmia bicornis bicornis chromosome 16, iOsmBic2.1, whole genome shotgun sequence includes these proteins:
- the LOC114872185 gene encoding ATP-binding cassette sub-family D member 3, which produces MAPSLSKFASRRTVAGACALAALIWILKKRGKKQVQKSRNVWPANDIQYVIKEEKPKNPKAYVNARFFRQLRKLLKIGIPSVASTEFGFVLIIAGSLVARSICDLWMINIGTLIESSIVNMDVSIFKRRLFKFLTLLPLISIVNNVLKYGIFEMKLRLRTNITRNLMDQYLKGFTYYKMSNLDSRIANPDQLLTTDVDKFCESCTDLYSNVAKPLLDIVIYVYRLTTNLGGQTPLIMLSYLVFAGTILTHLRRPIGQMTVKEQRLEGEYRHINSRLITNSEEIAFYQGNNREKLTLLTSFHKLVTHLRKCLEFKTLIGIIDNFVGKYVATIVGFYAVSIPFFQKNHPVLSGTADHRFKNYYTYGRMLVKLAEAIGRLVLAGRELTKLAGYTARVTEIKEVLDDLNAGKYERTMISDFKDEPIGSPGAGKIVTKDNVIRFDCVPLITPNGDILVRELSFEVKSGINVLVCGPNGCGKSSLFRILGELWPVWSGTVTKPPRGKLFYIPQRPYMTLGTLRDQVIYPHTKQEMMRRGQMTDVDLKKLLNLVQLSHLLERENFTSSEGQGWDVVADWMDVLSGGEKQRIAMARLFYHKPQFAILDECTSAVSMDVEDSMYSYCRQANITLFTVSHRRSLWKHHEYYLQMDGRGNYEFKPIESDTEEFGS; this is translated from the exons ATGGCACCATCCCTTAGTAAATTTGCCTCCAGACGTACGGTGGCTGGTGCCTGTGCATTAGCTGCTTTAATATGGATTCTTAAAAAAAGAGGCAAGAAACAAGTACAAAAATCCAG AAATGTGTGGCCTGCCAATGACATTCAGTATGTTATTAAAGAG GAAAAACCAAAAAATCCAAAGGCTTATGTAAATGCAAGATTTTTCCGACAATTACGTAAATTGCTTAAAATTGGTATACCTTCAGTTGCGTCTACTGAATTTGGATTTGTTCTCATTATCGCTGGTTCGCTTGTCGCAAGGTCCATTTGTGATCTTTGGATGATAAATATAGGTACCCTGATTGAATC GTCAATCGTCAACATGGATGTATCTATATTCAAAAGAAGATTGTTTAAGTTCTTAACTCTACTGCCTTTG atATCTATTGTGAACAACGTACTGAAATATGGTATATTCGAAATGAAGTTGAGGTTACGTACAAATATCACACGAAACTTGATGGATCAATATCTCAA aggATTTACATATTACAAAATGAGCAACTTAGACAGTCGTATAGCAAATCCAGATCAACTTTTAACTACGGATGTTGATAAATTTTGTGAAAGTTGCACAGACCTCTATAGCAATGTTGCAAAACCTTTGTTAGATATCGTTATCTATGTTTATAGGCTAACAACTAACCTTGGCGGTCAG ACACCGCTAATTATGCTTTCCTATCTTGTATTTGCCGGAACGATATTAACTCATCTGCGTAGACCTATCGGGCAAATGACGGTAAAAGAACAACGCCTCGAAGGTGAATATCGTCACATCAATTCACGTTTGATTACAAATTCCGAGGAGATTGCATTTTATCAAGGAAACAATAGAGAAAAATTAACCTTATTGACTAGTTTTCATAAACTC GTGACACATCTCCGCAAGTGTTTAGAATTCAAAACACTGATAGGAATAATAGATAATTTCGTTGGCAAAT acGTGGCAACGATAGTTGGTTTCTATGCAGTTAGCATACCATTTTTCCAAAAAAATCATCCTGTCCTCTCAGGAACGGCGGATCATCGATTTAagaattattatacatatggTAGAATGTTGGTAAAACTAGCGGAAGCGATAGGCAGATTAGTTCTAGCTGGAAGAGAATTAACCAAACTAGCAGGATACACGGCCAGAGTCACTGAAATAAAGGAAGTTCTTGACGATCTAAACGCAGGAAAATACGAAAGGACTATGATATCCGATTTCAAAGACGAACCGATTGGAAGTCCCGGGGCAGGAAAAATAGTTACCAAAGATAACGTTATACGATTCGATTGTGTACCTTTGATAACTCCTAACGGAGATATTCTTGTCAGAGAACTATCGTTTGAAGTGAAATCTGGTATAAATGTACTGGTCTGTGGGCCAAACGGTTGTGGAAAAAGTTCGCTCTTCAGAATTCTTGGAGAA TTATGGCCAGTTTGGAGTGGAACAGTTACGAAACCTCCTCGTGGAAAGCTCTTTTACATACCCCAACGTCCTTACATGACGTTAGGTACTCTGAGGGATCAAGTAATTTATCCCCATACGAAGCAAGAAATGATGAGACGCGGACAAATGACGGACGTGGACCTGAAGAAATTGTTAAATCTCGTACAGTTGAGTCATTTGTTGGAAAGAGAAAATTTCACATCCAGCGAAGGACAAGGTTGGGACGTGGTGGCTGACTGGATGGATGTTTTGTCGGGTGGCGAAAAACAACGCATAGCG ATGGCTCGACTTTTCTATCACAAGCCACAGTTTGCGATTCTCGATGAATGCACAAGTGCTGTTAGCATGGACGTTGAAGATTCTATGTATTCGTATTGCCGACAAGCAAATATTACATTGTTCACAGTCTCGCATCGACGATCGCTTTGGAAACATCACGAG TATTACTTACAAATGGATGGAAGAGGAAATTACGAATTCAAACCTATCGAGTCAGATACCGAAGAATTTGGATCGTGA